One Methanobrevibacter millerae genomic window carries:
- a CDS encoding HisA/HisF family protein yields MIKKIPVIDLKDGQAVSGKSGLRDTYQPLQTVFAPSSNPIEIAQGLKINGASEMYIADLDLIESNGHNINDIKMVNTILPVILDAGVKNAESFEFFLDYAFKIIIPTETLESVDEMYKIFEKFPKQRIVISVDVKDDELYSKNLDLTLSEFKEILKKVNPDEIILLDISGVGTEKGYNENLLNLFADMKDKLIIAGGLNKNSIGELESLGIKKVLVGTSLHSGEITII; encoded by the coding sequence TTGATTAAAAAGATACCTGTTATAGATTTAAAGGATGGTCAGGCAGTAAGCGGCAAATCAGGTTTAAGGGATACATATCAACCGCTTCAAACAGTCTTTGCTCCATCATCAAATCCGATTGAAATCGCTCAGGGACTGAAAATAAACGGTGCAAGCGAGATGTACATTGCCGATTTAGACCTCATTGAAAGCAATGGCCACAACATAAATGACATAAAGATGGTCAACACGATTCTTCCGGTCATTTTGGATGCCGGGGTTAAAAACGCAGAATCATTTGAATTTTTCCTGGATTACGCATTTAAAATCATAATTCCAACGGAAACACTGGAAAGTGTTGATGAAATGTATAAGATCTTTGAAAAGTTCCCGAAACAGAGGATAGTAATCAGCGTTGACGTAAAGGATGACGAGCTCTACAGCAAAAATCTCGATTTGACCCTTTCCGAGTTCAAGGAAATCCTCAAAAAAGTCAATCCCGATGAGATAATACTTCTTGACATATCCGGCGTGGGAACCGAAAAGGGATACAATGAAAATCTTTTAAATCTTTTCGCCGACATGAAGGATAAATTGATTATTGCAGGCGGTCTAAACAAGAATTCCATCGGTGAGCTGGAAAGTCTTGGAATAAAAAAAGTGCTTGTAGGAACGAGCCTACATTCAGGTGAAATAACAATTATATAA
- a CDS encoding DUF3194 domain-containing protein: MSKLKELSRDDLATISDDFGEMLEREVSRVISTKELEDLDLDITINYENSQLDVDVDLGVSFDELSEINQDLLNEAIDEAYLKFDAYIDENYME; encoded by the coding sequence ATGTCAAAGCTTAAAGAATTATCCCGTGATGATTTAGCTACCATTTCAGATGATTTTGGTGAAATGCTCGAAAGGGAAGTTTCACGCGTTATCTCAACCAAGGAACTTGAAGATCTTGATTTGGATATCACCATTAATTATGAAAATTCTCAACTTGACGTAGACGTTGATTTAGGTGTCAGTTTCGATGAATTGTCCGAAATCAATCAGGATTTATTGAATGAAGCTATTGATGAAGCTTATTTAAAGTTTGACGCTTACATCGATGAAAACTATATGGAATAA
- a CDS encoding prefoldin subunit beta, translating to MEIPENIQQQLNQFQQLQQQAQAVTMQIQTVEVQIQETERALEELNKTDENTEVFKQAGNLLIKVDYKDAVDDAEEKLETLKLRKQTMARQEERVMKKLEEMQTNIQAAMQGMAPNGA from the coding sequence ATGGAGATTCCTGAAAATATACAACAGCAATTAAATCAGTTTCAACAGTTACAACAACAAGCTCAGGCTGTAACTATGCAAATTCAAACTGTAGAAGTTCAAATTCAAGAAACTGAAAGAGCATTGGAAGAATTAAATAAGACTGATGAAAATACTGAAGTATTCAAGCAAGCAGGTAATTTGCTTATCAAAGTGGATTACAAGGATGCAGTCGATGATGCAGAAGAAAAACTGGAAACCCTCAAGTTAAGAAAACAGACCATGGCTCGCCAGGAAGAAAGGGTCATGAAAAAACTTGAAGAAATGCAAACCAATATTCAAGCTGCAATGCAAGGAATGGCTCCTAATGGAGCTTAA
- a CDS encoding KEOPS complex subunit Pcc1 codes for MIEDSPLESVKSQICVEFESDAQAKIIYNSIVLEFETAPDYRSTMDLTLEGKCILVDIDAQDSTSFRASVNSAIKWINLSLEINNLTNV; via the coding sequence ATGATTGAAGACAGTCCCCTGGAATCCGTTAAAAGCCAGATTTGCGTTGAATTTGAAAGTGATGCTCAGGCCAAAATCATTTACAATTCAATCGTTTTGGAATTCGAAACAGCTCCGGATTACCGCTCAACAATGGATTTGACCCTTGAAGGCAAATGCATACTGGTTGACATTGACGCTCAGGATTCGACGTCATTCAGGGCTTCCGTCAATTCGGCAATCAAATGGATCAACCTGTCTTTGGAAATCAATAACTTGACTAACGTATAA
- a CDS encoding Brix domain-containing protein, with translation MLISTSRKPSQKTRKFCKNFSHATDSTSVNRGKMNMRELLLKALAEEEVNLAIVNEIKGNPSKITFYSNRGDELLSILITVSISNERLNVSPSKLKIVSEVEQLNCLSDIMGYELVDDAEENYIYISREDSDLIARINFINKFGDKTDFQINVKKILDKND, from the coding sequence ATGTTAATTTCAACTTCCAGAAAACCTTCCCAGAAAACAAGAAAGTTCTGTAAGAATTTTTCCCATGCAACGGATTCCACTTCCGTCAACAGGGGAAAGATGAATATGCGCGAGCTTTTGCTTAAGGCTCTTGCAGAAGAGGAGGTTAATCTGGCTATTGTCAATGAGATTAAGGGCAATCCGAGCAAAATCACTTTCTACTCCAACAGGGGAGATGAACTGCTTTCAATCCTTATAACCGTAAGCATTTCAAATGAAAGGCTGAATGTCTCACCGTCAAAATTGAAAATAGTATCCGAAGTTGAGCAGCTCAACTGCTTAAGCGACATTATGGGCTATGAACTGGTGGATGATGCAGAGGAGAATTACATTTATATTTCCCGTGAAGACAGCGATTTGATAGCTAGGATAAACTTTATCAATAAATTTGGAGACAAGACCGATTTCCAGATTAACGTTAAAAAGATTTTGGATAAGAATGATTGA
- the rpl37A gene encoding 50S ribosomal protein L37Ae, which yields MARTKKVGITGRFGARYGRKAKRSVKLIEENMKKNHVCPKCDRPYVKRQAAGIWKCRKCGAVFTGGAYVPQTPMAKSAARSIRYIKTEE from the coding sequence ATGGCAAGAACTAAAAAAGTAGGTATTACAGGTAGGTTCGGTGCAAGATACGGAAGAAAAGCTAAAAGATCTGTTAAACTCATCGAAGAAAACATGAAAAAGAATCATGTTTGTCCTAAATGTGATAGACCATATGTAAAAAGACAAGCTGCTGGAATTTGGAAATGTAGAAAATGCGGTGCAGTATTCACCGGTGGAGCTTACGTTCCTCAAACCCCTATGGCTAAATCCGCAGCACGTAGTATCAGATATATTAAAACGGAGGAATAA
- the guaB gene encoding IMP dehydrogenase has product MFSKKVQEARMSYTFDDFLLTPNASYVEPKDIDTTVQLSKGITLNIPVLSAAMDTVTEAKLAIAMAQEGGIGVIHRNISQDRQVEEVKKVKSAEDLTIRDVVTITPDSTILEVQAKMQDELISGLPVVDGDKIIGIISKRDIRPVIKSDPQKTVKDIMTSDVVTVEEPITAEEALNIAYENKVERLPVLHDGKLVGIITIKDILNQAQYPKAARDKNGNFLVAAACGPFDLDRAMALDEAGADIISIDCAHAHNMNVVKFTETMKDNIDAELCVGNIATAEAAEDLISMGVDALKVGIGPGSMCTTRIVAGVGVPQLTAISDVADAAEDSGIPVIADGGIRYSGDVAKAIGAGADAVMLGNLLAASYEAPGDVVIMNGKQYKKYRGMGSMGAMTSEYDGGADRYFQGTHNKTKSKMNHTKYVPEGIEGAVPYKGTVSEILFQLVGGLKSSMGYCGAKDISDMQKKAQFVRITSSGIKESHPHDLLITNESPNYHTFD; this is encoded by the coding sequence ATGTTTTCTAAAAAAGTTCAAGAAGCAAGAATGTCTTATACTTTTGATGATTTTTTACTTACTCCAAATGCCAGTTACGTGGAGCCAAAAGACATTGACACTACTGTTCAATTGTCCAAGGGCATTACGCTTAACATTCCTGTCTTAAGTGCCGCTATGGATACTGTTACCGAAGCCAAACTGGCTATAGCAATGGCGCAGGAAGGAGGTATCGGAGTAATTCACAGAAATATTTCACAAGACAGACAAGTTGAAGAAGTTAAAAAGGTTAAGTCCGCCGAAGATTTGACCATTCGCGATGTAGTAACGATTACTCCTGATTCCACTATCCTTGAAGTTCAGGCTAAAATGCAGGATGAATTAATTAGCGGTCTTCCTGTTGTTGACGGCGACAAGATTATAGGCATCATCTCAAAAAGGGATATCAGGCCGGTCATCAAGTCAGATCCTCAAAAGACCGTTAAGGACATCATGACTTCAGACGTTGTCACTGTCGAGGAGCCGATTACTGCCGAAGAGGCTTTAAACATAGCTTATGAAAACAAGGTTGAAAGGCTGCCTGTTCTTCACGACGGCAAACTGGTGGGTATTATCACTATTAAGGATATATTAAACCAGGCCCAGTATCCTAAAGCCGCACGTGACAAAAATGGCAATTTCCTTGTTGCAGCAGCATGTGGACCATTTGATTTGGACCGTGCAATGGCTTTGGATGAGGCCGGAGCAGATATAATTTCAATCGACTGCGCTCATGCACACAACATGAACGTTGTCAAGTTCACAGAAACCATGAAGGACAATATCGATGCTGAATTGTGTGTCGGAAACATCGCAACCGCAGAAGCCGCAGAAGACCTGATTTCAATGGGCGTTGATGCCCTTAAGGTTGGTATCGGTCCTGGTTCAATGTGTACCACCCGTATCGTTGCAGGTGTCGGTGTGCCACAGCTAACCGCAATTTCAGATGTTGCAGATGCAGCCGAAGATTCAGGAATTCCTGTAATTGCAGACGGAGGTATCAGATACTCCGGTGACGTTGCAAAGGCAATAGGTGCAGGTGCGGATGCAGTAATGCTTGGTAATCTGCTTGCAGCATCATACGAAGCTCCTGGTGACGTTGTCATAATGAACGGTAAGCAGTACAAGAAATACCGTGGAATGGGTTCAATGGGCGCAATGACCAGCGAATATGACGGTGGAGCTGACAGGTACTTCCAGGGTACTCACAACAAGACCAAAAGTAAGATGAACCACACTAAATACGTTCCTGAAGGAATTGAAGGCGCTGTTCCTTACAAGGGAACCGTCAGTGAAATATTATTCCAATTGGTTGGTGGTTTAAAGTCTTCAATGGGTTATTGTGGAGCTAAGGATATCTCTGACATGCAGAAAAAGGCTCAATTCGTAAGAATTACAAGCAGCGGTATCAAAGAGTCACATCCTCATGATTTGCTGATTACTAACGAAAGTCCTAATTATCATACTTTCGATTAG
- a CDS encoding (5-formylfuran-3-yl)methyl phosphate synthase — MLLLISPINHEEALESIKGGADIVDVKNPKEGSLGANFPWVIKEIRELTPEDKLVSATLGDVPYKPGTVSLAAMGAHVSGADYIKVGLYGTKNYDEAVEVMKNVSKTVKDVSPDTIVVAAGYADAHRVGAVDPMEIPKVARDANCDLAMLDTAVKDGHTLFDYLDIDKLTEFVQEAHSYNLKTALAGSVKKDQLKPLYDIGCDVVGIRGAACVGGDRNTGKIHHTAVAELKELCDSF; from the coding sequence ATGCTTCTATTAATAAGTCCTATAAACCATGAAGAAGCTCTTGAATCTATTAAAGGTGGAGCAGATATTGTTGATGTTAAAAATCCTAAAGAAGGCTCTTTAGGCGCTAATTTCCCTTGGGTAATTAAAGAAATCAGGGAATTGACTCCTGAAGACAAGCTTGTCAGCGCTACTTTAGGTGACGTGCCTTACAAACCTGGTACAGTTTCCCTTGCAGCAATGGGCGCTCACGTTTCAGGGGCAGATTATATCAAAGTAGGATTATATGGAACCAAAAATTACGATGAAGCTGTTGAAGTTATGAAAAATGTATCTAAAACTGTTAAAGATGTAAGTCCAGATACCATTGTAGTAGCTGCCGGATATGCTGATGCCCATCGTGTTGGTGCCGTTGATCCAATGGAAATTCCGAAAGTTGCTCGTGACGCTAACTGTGATTTGGCAATGCTTGACACTGCAGTTAAGGACGGTCATACATTATTTGATTATTTGGATATTGATAAATTAACTGAATTCGTTCAGGAAGCTCACAGCTATAATCTAAAGACAGCTCTTGCAGGATCCGTCAAAAAGGATCAGTTAAAACCATTGTATGATATTGGTTGTGATGTTGTCGGTATCAGAGGCGCTGCCTGTGTAGGCGGGGACAGAAATACCGGAAAGATACATCATACTGCTGTAGCTGAGCTTAAAGAATTATGCGATTCATTTTAA
- a CDS encoding alpha/beta fold hydrolase — protein MKNIMENTKYSCEKYIMKEFKFDYGRVLNDMPVEYATRGTPEYDDDGNITNAFIFCHRFNGNYSSFDELGHLVGPDSILSDYNFFYISITSLGFPESSSPSTSGLRYEYPQYSILDCVNFKRRFLAEKFNIKNVLGILGVGFGGYEAFTWACEYRDEMEFLIIGNSAFKTDGNRYIFSKAIDAMISSSDDYYDEDIYSQSISRIMVSINRLIFSQLFSKEIYHNLSLREIDALMDEFADEGMFTEIYDLKYRNDAVLEYNVEDKLTNITAKTLIVSDSQNTHYTLEYDTYPLEEKIENISFYIFNGMDFFFSDDYSEFFNVFIEFLEEFKK, from the coding sequence GTGAAAAACATAATGGAAAACACCAAATACAGTTGCGAAAAATACATTATGAAAGAGTTTAAATTCGACTACGGCCGTGTTCTCAACGATATGCCTGTTGAGTACGCCACCAGAGGGACTCCGGAATATGATGACGACGGCAATATCACCAACGCATTCATATTCTGCCACAGATTCAACGGCAACTATTCCTCCTTTGATGAACTTGGACACCTGGTCGGCCCCGACAGCATACTGTCCGATTATAACTTTTTCTACATTTCAATTACGTCTTTGGGATTTCCTGAATCATCTTCACCATCCACAAGCGGATTGAGATATGAATATCCTCAATATTCGATTTTAGATTGTGTTAACTTCAAAAGAAGATTTTTGGCCGAAAAATTCAACATTAAAAATGTTTTAGGTATTCTTGGAGTTGGATTCGGCGGATATGAGGCATTTACATGGGCATGCGAATATCGCGATGAAATGGAATTTCTGATAATCGGAAACAGCGCATTTAAAACGGACGGCAACCGATACATATTTTCTAAAGCCATAGACGCCATGATTTCCTCATCCGACGATTATTATGACGAGGACATCTACAGCCAATCAATATCAAGAATCATGGTTTCAATCAACAGGCTAATCTTTTCACAGCTATTTTCCAAGGAAATATATCATAATTTAAGTTTACGGGAAATTGACGCACTGATGGATGAATTTGCCGATGAAGGAATGTTTACAGAGATTTACGATTTGAAATACAGAAATGACGCTGTCCTTGAATACAATGTAGAAGACAAATTAACCAACATCACCGCAAAGACATTAATCGTCAGCGATTCACAAAATACCCATTATACCCTTGAATACGATACCTATCCCCTTGAAGAGAAAATCGAAAACATAAGCTTTTACATTTTCAATGGAATGGATTTCTTTTTCAGTGATGACTACTCAGAATTCTTCAACGTGTTTATAGAATTTTTAGAAGAGTTTAAAAAATAG
- a CDS encoding DUF945 domain-containing protein: MKSRTYVLMIMLMFFLTLSCAHASENLTATDDTLLSIPVDDIELSSPIDNEILGAEPSINEINYDSLVIKDINFTGDSTKLNIEGFSQNGLVMSDFTMTITPAADSSKLDLQMKIPEVKYTDYNSTMFTFKNLDLSILPSSNPSALEFSVLMDTLDLVTGTEQVNLKDLNLFFKSYPEVNGVTLLVDIADFEYNDYEQTYLHFKNLDFDMALGMNGKYIDLDVILPTMQLITADNGIDMANLDLSIDLTGYSLADLGISAVMSDFIYTNFNDVNLKITDMFLSLEPMLDSTDFNSIIRMSTFDFTGINSSDFQFPGFNISSLDFENFTTGMDLSSVDLSGVISILDVSKMDLSSLVSYLSSGFKITTYTDNMPGQYKSSIDFNAIDLSSTGLGVNVSGFNLGSLFSSMNYSSLGSSVLNLTGLFESFGINVSDLGVNVSGYNLSAITISDISSIMSDPNFNMSAIFSKIDLSNLDMGGLNLSGLISSFNLTSLDLFAILALFNITDFDLAAFINGFDLQKFLNLFLKKDVPSNKTVPSTPVKQSPVKSTSTYVAQKTYTVTRVSDNQVICKSKFFILDYLNKLFNMTFINGHLLIYIDGELVFNGTTTDDLTQVLFEIIDKYLGEHEITVEFTDSANKTNTYKEKIMVE; encoded by the coding sequence ATGAAATCTAGAACATATGTATTAATGATAATGTTGATGTTTTTCTTAACATTGTCCTGTGCACATGCTAGCGAAAATCTAACAGCAACTGATGATACATTGTTATCAATTCCTGTTGATGATATAGAGTTATCTTCTCCAATAGATAATGAAATATTAGGTGCTGAACCGAGTATTAATGAGATAAATTATGATAGTTTAGTTATTAAAGATATAAACTTTACTGGGGATTCTACCAAATTGAATATTGAAGGATTTTCCCAAAACGGCCTGGTCATGTCTGACTTTACCATGACAATCACTCCAGCAGCCGACTCTTCAAAACTTGATTTGCAAATGAAGATTCCTGAAGTAAAGTATACTGATTATAATAGCACTATGTTTACATTTAAAAACCTTGATTTATCCATTTTACCTAGTTCAAATCCATCAGCCCTTGAATTTTCAGTTCTTATGGATACCTTAGATTTGGTAACCGGAACCGAGCAAGTTAATTTAAAAGACCTTAATTTGTTCTTCAAATCCTATCCTGAAGTAAACGGCGTTACCTTATTAGTCGATATTGCTGACTTTGAGTATAACGATTATGAGCAGACCTATTTGCACTTCAAGAATTTGGATTTTGATATGGCATTGGGCATGAATGGAAAATATATTGATTTAGACGTAATTCTGCCGACTATGCAGCTTATAACTGCAGATAACGGTATCGATATGGCCAATTTGGATTTATCTATTGATTTGACTGGTTATAGCTTAGCAGATCTTGGCATTTCTGCTGTCATGTCAGATTTCATATACACCAACTTTAATGATGTTAACTTGAAGATTACTGACATGTTTTTATCACTTGAACCGATGTTAGATTCAACAGATTTCAATTCAATTATTCGTATGTCAACTTTCGACTTCACTGGTATAAATTCTAGTGATTTTCAGTTCCCAGGTTTCAATATTAGTAGCTTAGACTTTGAAAACTTCACTACTGGTATGGACTTGTCTAGTGTAGACCTGTCTGGTGTAATATCTATTTTAGATGTTTCTAAAATGGACTTATCCAGCCTTGTTTCCTATTTGAGTTCAGGATTCAAAATTACCACTTATACTGATAATATGCCTGGTCAATACAAAAGTTCTATAGACTTCAATGCTATTGACCTTTCCAGTACTGGTTTAGGTGTTAATGTTTCAGGCTTTAATTTAGGAAGCCTCTTTTCAAGCATGAACTATTCAAGTTTAGGCTCAAGCGTGTTAAATTTAACGGGATTGTTCGAATCATTCGGCATTAATGTGTCCGATTTGGGTGTCAATGTGTCAGGCTATAATCTGTCTGCAATCACCATTTCAGACATTTCATCTATTATGAGCGATCCTAATTTCAATATGTCTGCTATTTTCTCTAAAATAGACTTATCCAATCTTGATATGGGTGGTCTTAATTTATCTGGTTTAATATCCAGCTTTAATTTGACCAGCTTGGATTTATTTGCTATCTTGGCATTGTTTAACATTACTGACTTTGATTTGGCAGCATTTATTAACGGTTTTGATTTGCAAAAATTCTTAAACCTCTTCTTAAAGAAAGATGTTCCATCCAATAAGACAGTTCCAAGCACTCCAGTTAAGCAGAGTCCGGTTAAATCAACGTCCACTTATGTAGCTCAAAAGACATATACCGTTACGCGCGTATCAGACAATCAGGTAATCTGTAAATCAAAATTCTTTATCCTTGATTACTTGAACAAACTGTTCAACATGACTTTCATCAATGGACACCTTTTAATATACATTGATGGTGAGCTTGTCTTTAACGGTACCACAACCGATGATTTAACACAGGTCTTATTTGAAATCATTGATAAATACCTTGGAGAACATGAAATAACGGTAGAATTCACTGATAGTGCAAATAAAACGAATACTTATAAGGAAAAAATAATGGTGGAATAA
- a CDS encoding LUD domain-containing protein: MKTSELETMRKSFNTVKSRSSQIKDSPQVKRLIERVREIKRYSIENSDDLYNQAIESFKRNGIDVEFAETKKDAINIIEDLLYDYDSKTIAKAKSNTLGEINLKKELAAKDIDVVETDLGDRILQLKKTDNKPVHPTGPASHLNISEITDIVNDSLNSDVNPVPREIMELVREDVLNRLENACVGISGANAIAAEEGSCIMVHNEGNISLVSLKDLHIIVAGIDKIVPTLEDAVSIAKLETVYATGNYVTSYMNVISGPSKTADIEKKLLKNMYGAEKVVVILLDNGRSSASQECLWCIGCGNCVVHCPVYNAVGNEFGFNNYLGGRGVAMSKFIEDDETCYESGLYMCTLCGLCTLNCPVAIPTNEIIENLRKLSSQVGFYPKAHGKIKDNVKSHDSPY, translated from the coding sequence ATGAAGACAAGTGAACTTGAAACAATGAGAAAGTCATTCAATACCGTAAAGTCAAGATCCAGTCAGATTAAGGATTCTCCTCAGGTTAAAAGACTGATTGAGAGGGTTCGTGAAATCAAGAGATACTCCATAGAAAACTCAGACGATTTATACAATCAAGCCATTGAATCATTCAAAAGAAACGGAATCGACGTTGAGTTTGCTGAAACCAAAAAAGACGCAATTAATATCATAGAGGATTTGTTATATGATTATGATTCAAAAACCATTGCAAAGGCAAAGTCAAATACCTTGGGTGAAATCAATCTCAAAAAGGAATTGGCAGCAAAAGACATTGACGTTGTCGAAACCGATTTGGGAGACAGGATTCTGCAGCTTAAAAAGACTGACAACAAGCCCGTTCATCCAACGGGTCCGGCTTCACACTTAAACATTTCAGAGATTACTGATATTGTTAATGATTCCCTCAACAGTGACGTTAATCCTGTTCCACGTGAAATCATGGAGCTTGTCCGTGAAGATGTTTTAAACCGGCTTGAAAATGCATGTGTAGGTATATCAGGTGCCAACGCAATAGCTGCCGAAGAGGGATCATGCATTATGGTTCACAATGAGGGCAATATTTCACTGGTTTCGCTGAAGGATTTGCATATAATCGTAGCTGGAATCGATAAAATAGTGCCAACACTGGAAGACGCCGTCTCAATTGCAAAGCTTGAAACCGTCTATGCCACAGGAAACTATGTAACCTCATACATGAACGTGATATCCGGTCCTTCAAAGACAGCAGATATCGAAAAAAAGCTATTGAAAAACATGTACGGCGCTGAAAAGGTAGTTGTAATCCTTTTGGACAACGGAAGAAGCTCAGCCAGCCAGGAATGCCTGTGGTGTATTGGATGCGGAAACTGCGTGGTTCACTGTCCGGTGTACAATGCTGTCGGAAATGAGTTCGGATTCAACAATTACCTCGGCGGAAGAGGAGTTGCAATGTCAAAATTCATTGAGGATGACGAGACCTGCTATGAATCCGGCCTTTACATGTGCACGTTATGCGGATTGTGCACGCTTAACTGTCCAGTAGCCATTCCAACAAATGAAATCATTGAAAACCTAAGGAAACTGTCATCACAGGTTGGATTTTATCCTAAGGCTCATGGAAAAATCAAGGATAACGTAAAAAGCCACGATTCACCATATTAA
- a CDS encoding (Fe-S)-binding protein, with amino-acid sequence MIYFMGCTAREKETSIGEATEKLLKKAGVDYRVLKDEKCCGSVLLRTGFIDDALKQIEKNTEILKGELILTSCAGCYKTLKDDYEGLEVIHISQFLNQLINEGKLNLDKKDFNVTYHDSCHLGRHCGVYAEPREVISSIANLVEMQNNMDNSLCCGAGGGVKSAYPEIADEMSKSRINQALNTDCEVLITSCPFCKLNLKNDDIDVLDLTEFLIKYGGA; translated from the coding sequence ATGATATACTTCATGGGATGCACCGCACGGGAAAAGGAAACTTCAATCGGCGAAGCAACTGAAAAGCTGTTGAAAAAGGCAGGCGTCGATTACAGGGTTTTAAAGGATGAGAAATGCTGCGGATCTGTATTGTTAAGAACAGGATTTATCGATGACGCTTTAAAACAGATTGAAAAAAATACTGAAATTCTAAAAGGCGAATTGATATTAACTTCCTGTGCAGGCTGCTACAAGACCTTAAAGGATGATTACGAAGGTTTGGAAGTAATTCACATCTCACAGTTTTTAAATCAGTTAATTAATGAAGGCAAGCTAAATCTTGATAAAAAGGATTTTAATGTAACCTATCACGATTCATGCCATCTTGGACGCCACTGCGGAGTTTACGCAGAACCCAGGGAGGTCATTTCAAGCATTGCCAATTTGGTTGAAATGCAAAACAATATGGATAACAGTCTCTGCTGCGGTGCCGGCGGAGGAGTCAAATCAGCATACCCTGAAATAGCTGATGAAATGTCAAAGTCCCGAATTAATCAGGCGTTAAACACTGATTGTGAGGTATTAATAACCTCATGCCCGTTCTGCAAGCTCAATTTGAAAAACGATGATATTGACGTTCTGGATTTAACCGAGTTTTTAATCAAATATGGGGGAGCATAA
- a CDS encoding DUF2304 domain-containing protein: MFIYSIIFPILAIIVIGILFLRLRRGKTSLSSFVVWTVVLIFVILFSVFPDASLVFARAFGITRGLDFLIIAALVLIFYLGAKLYYKLDHLQDDVNKIVKEVALNNEITLDDEENK, from the coding sequence ATGTTTATTTATTCTATTATTTTTCCGATTTTAGCGATAATAGTTATTGGAATTTTATTTTTAAGATTAAGAAGAGGCAAAACTTCTTTATCTTCATTTGTTGTTTGGACTGTAGTTTTAATATTCGTTATATTGTTTTCAGTTTTCCCTGATGCAAGTCTTGTTTTTGCAAGGGCGTTCGGAATAACCCGTGGATTGGATTTCCTTATAATAGCTGCTCTGGTTCTGATTTTCTATTTGGGCGCAAAGCTCTACTATAAGCTCGACCATCTCCAGGATGACGTAAATAAAATCGTTAAGGAAGTAGCCCTGAACAATGAAATTACTTTAGATGATGAGGAAAACAAATAA
- a CDS encoding glycosyltransferase family 2 protein — protein MEISEKDKLDTYIIIPAYNEETRVRPVVEGIAEKGFKMVIVNDGSSDNTLEVLKDSQRKYPKNIFIYNHIINRGVGMAMQTGFEAVLRYNPRFIVNIDADGQHSIDDLEKVIEPLVSGRAEAVIGVRPLKDMPKSRNIANAIMNLLTKIFYGVDVSDSQTGFRALTIDALNKITINAQGYLISSEFIREINDNDIPFEEVTIQTIYTPETQAKGTNYKVAIKILFQMMKHKLLD, from the coding sequence ATGGAAATATCAGAAAAAGACAAACTGGATACATATATCATTATCCCTGCCTACAACGAAGAGACAAGGGTTCGCCCGGTGGTTGAGGGAATAGCCGAAAAGGGATTCAAGATGGTCATTGTCAATGACGGCTCTTCAGACAATACTCTGGAAGTTTTAAAGGATTCCCAAAGAAAATATCCTAAAAACATCTTTATTTACAATCATATAATTAACCGTGGCGTTGGAATGGCAATGCAAACAGGATTTGAAGCCGTTTTAAGGTATAATCCACGTTTTATAGTTAATATAGACGCTGATGGACAGCATTCAATCGACGATTTGGAAAAGGTAATCGAGCCGCTGGTAAGCGGCAGGGCAGAGGCAGTAATCGGCGTAAGGCCCCTTAAGGACATGCCCAAATCCAGAAACATCGCAAACGCAATAATGAACCTTCTGACAAAGATTTTCTATGGCGTTGATGTAAGCGATTCCCAGACAGGATTCAGGGCGCTGACGATTGACGCTTTAAACAAAATCACAATAAACGCTCAGGGTTATCTGATATCTTCCGAATTCATACGTGAAATTAATGATAATGACATTCCTTTTGAAGAGGTAACTATTCAAACGATTTACACTCCAGAAACCCAGGCAAAAGGAACGAATTATAAAGTCGCAATCAAGATTCTCTTTCAGATGATGAAGCATAAATTATTAGATTAG